Sequence from the Bicyclus anynana chromosome 2, ilBicAnyn1.1, whole genome shotgun sequence genome:
GGAAGAATTCGTCCGGAATCTAGCGCACCGTATGTTCGTGCGCGCAGATAACGGACCATACCAACACCTCCATGGCATCGCACCCCACCGCGAGAGACCGCCGAACGGGCGTCCCCTACCTCGCGAGCTCCTTCTAGTGGCCGAACCTGCAGGCGCAGACGCTTACGGCGACGAAGATGGCGACGAGATGGATGACGCACATACCGGACTTGACACCGCcccagcgcaggatagcgagtaattgcagtccgcgcggggcactTTGATTAACATCGTCTACTACCCTTAGGCCGAAAggtctcagccccgaaaggggctggaagaacatgaccgggggaacaagatcccccgcgccttacccgggcaaggaggcgtagcctcgaggcccgaacccccacctggatttttgtccgggaggagatgacctgccagAGAGACCTTACTGGCGCTAACAACGAAACAAACCTAGCAATGCAGTAGTTATACGAGAGATGTCGccgttataatattttacctaataatgttttttttagactAAAACCTACTACCTAACTAACCTACCTAAAATGCGTGCACTTACGCATTTTGCAAAAATGGTGACCTCGCTGGCGCAGTCGGTAGTGCTGTCACAACAAAGagatccagggttcgaatctcagctcgggtcagtttagggttgtataatttcttaattggctCTGGTCTGGTCTGGATCAAACACTGACCTGAACAAACCAAACCAATGACTTGATAGGCATAGGCCAtagctagttgccaccctaccggtaaatacgtacccccaagcgatttaacgttctggTACAATGCTGCGTAGAAATTGTAGGAGGCGCTAGTAGAATACACTTGTCTCTTCCAATGCATTTCTCTTGCAATTGCAATTCTTCTTCAAATGATGCAGTCGAAGATGGATGTCCATATTCCATTGTCaatggacatttttaaaaatgccgtaaagactcactatctggtgcagtaaggaCGATCTCtatctattatttctcttcaatatgactttataatgtatttattagtatattttgatatgtattttattcaatgtaggtatttgtgtaatattgtttatgtattaggatgtaaattatttgtatgtatgtgtattactaatactatggttatttttgttttacgccacctgctgatgtccttaagttttcctaaaccgaaggttgcttggaagaaatcgctacttagcgataaggccgccttttgtatgctgatctcttcttaatatgtttttatttcacttgtatttgtctttgtggtgtgcaaataaagaatatttatctatctatctatctacatcatcacttaacatcaagtgtgatcgcagtcaagggtaaACTTGTCAAAGTATAAAACTAtacgtatataaaataaaactttaacagATCAAATTCTTTACAtggttcataataatataatagataccGTTACTAATagtttctgtctgtctgttttgtCTTTCCGTCTTTTTAAAAACCGGGCATCATGTTGAAACTATTGAATTACTAAATTcaaattgaacttttttttatgcaatataggtttgcgcttgactataattaagcctgatggtaagcattaatgcggtctaagttggagcgcgcttgcctagaagatgcctattcattcttgctttgaaggtgtttaaataaaaaaattaaacttaaacagCATGATTTGAGACCATCACCATaataaaccaaaattcaaaatgtatttatttcaattacgcttagtttacaagcacttttcaagtcataattaattaaagttacgagagttccaaacgcgccttggtccgagaagataTATATAGGATACATTTGttgctaaaataaaatcaaaagggggtgaaataggggtttaaactttgtatggagagtccttaattttttaagttacatttttataaattggtaCGTATACTACAacacaaatactaaaaatatttatatttatgggTTAAAAGGGttagtttaagttttttaaaacaaaaatcgaGTTATATTGTTGTGTGGTGTGTAagtgattagtggactatttattataatttgaaaaaacatgcgaaatataaatagaaggggtggAACaggacttgaaagtttacatagattttcacccggacgaagtcatgggcgtccgatagtataaaatgtaacgGAATGGAAcaggtaaatataaaatatagtaagtTTAAAAGGTTAAAAGTTCGAGTAAAAATATAAGGTTATGAACACGGGCTGTACTTAAACGTTTCTatcaagaaatataaaattagaagGAGGTGAAATTGGGTTTGTATAGAAAGAAagtctttaatttttatgtctatattataatacatatatagatTGAAATCTGTTAACTCACCAGTGACTTATTACCGAACCGTCTCGAACTAATTCAAGTGTTCAATTGAATAAACCTGAGAACTACCGCGTCTCGCTTTCTCAAAGATCGTCAACCGACAGATAAACGACACGTActttgacgtttctaacagGTATCGCAATCAAATTAGTTACTCTTAAgtaatgtaagatggcgctattattatctaactctccgacatattatatgtatataaagctgaagagtttgtttgtttgcttgaacgcgctaatctcgaaactactggtctgatttgaaaaattatttcagtgttacatttatcgaggaaggcctaTTGGCTTTTTATTAACGGGTAGTACACGGGTGATACCgcacggcgtctgctagtcttagATAAACTTCACACGGGACGAAGGgggcttgtaaaaaaaaacagctgtttAAACTTCGTTTgagtttatatttagtataaaaACAGTGGCCAATATTTCACACACTTTGTATAGTTTCATTTAGTAACCTGCGCAGTAAGTATGtttcaattaatttacatttgaaattaaaatactcTCTGGTGGCGAAATTGGGAGCGCCTTGCTCATAAGCCATTATATacattataagatttttttatttactatattgATTGTCTAATTGGTCTAGTAGTAGACTTGTCTAATTAGTTAGGTAGGTTAGttttagttagtagttagttagTAGCCTTGAATACTAGTTATTGCCTTATTAGGGGAAAAATAAACTGGGAATTTGGGACACTGGTACACTGGTACATACTCGTACGTAGAGTACGTGATACTATTGCAGGTTTCTACATGACTtaacagggtgtcccgtaattaatggatcaaATGCAAATAGTatatacaccacctaattatctaaaagtaATATGACTAATGAAACTTGATTAGTTTTGAAAACATCCGTAGGGTGTCCatgtctatatatttttttcgaattcttaaattttttaaacttaaatcaGTTTTTCCTGTAGCttctgtaattaagattttaaagatctaattttttttattcccttgacaacaatctcacctgatggtacgtgatgttgtaatctaagatagaagcggggtaacttgttaggagggggttGAAAGactccacccctttcggtttctagaccacatcgtaccggaacgctaaatcacttggatcgtaggtacgtctttgtcgataggatggtaactagccacggcctaagcctcccaccatccagacctagaccaattaagaaaacctcaaatcTACTCAATCAactctatgttaaatattacGAATTGAATTACCAATGTAtactataaataatgttatatttgtttaacatttaaatatttgtaattcatacatttgttattattatacattaaaCAATATTTGCATATACATTAGTACCTAAAAAATTTGCAAACATTGAGAAATAAAAAGAGACAATAACCAACTTGTAGTCATCTGGGTAGATGTGTTGGGGATAGAGTACAATTATCGTAGGGGTTGGTAGAGCAGAGGTGGGGATGATAGGGTTACTAGGCGTAAGGGGTGTTTAAGGGTTGttgaaaagtaggtatataagtcAAATccaagcttgaccgggttcgctagtaataATAGTTGTCACTTTGAAACCCCTGAATAGtcatattacataaaaaaagattccgacgaattaaGACctttctccttttttgaaatcagttaaAAATGCCGAAAAATTGAGTTCCTCCTTATATCTAGTTGGTTCgatcaaaatatatattgtcTAATCTATCTGTCTCtacttataaaaattttaataaaaaaaattcaaccgacttccaactcaaaaattaacctaaactaaaaagcaaaaaataacatcttacctatgtgctaccttctgattagtttgaaggcggtgccaagccagtgatgttttaattcaaccgtttaaaatacacaatttctgtggttctttcagaaacggctttaattaaaacatgacactggattggcaccgccttcaaactaatcagaaggtagcacataggtaagatgttattttttgctttttagtttaggttaatttttgagttggaagtcggttgaattttttttattaaaatttttatttttcaatttttagtgttagcacacctaactgagtgtgaacaaaaattaatgagttgaaacgttattttcttatgataagtatctaagtcctacaatcccaattttaaaaatactaccttaactcatatacaaaatttcactccccctttatccacacgtaatatgaatattcagaaaaacgtgaaaggtgactgtcctccgtcttcatcaccagaccccctatgcagtcacaatccatatgggtggaaagttctcatcaatataaaatttatcaagtccaaacacaaggcagctactgtgaaccgtcgaggagttcccttaactctccttcatcttcgtcaccagacccctaatacagtcacaacttatccaggtggaaagttctcatcaatacaaaattatcaagtcaaaacataaggtagctactgtgaaccgtcgaggagttctcttcactgtccttcgtcttcatcatcagacctctaatacagtcacaacctatccaggtggaaagttctcattaataaaaaattatcaagtcaaaacacaaggtacctactgtgagccgtcgaggagttcccttaactatccttcgtcttcatcaccagacccctaatacagtcacaacccatctaggtgaaaagttctcatcaatacaaatttatcaagtccaaacacaaggtagctactgtgaaccgtcgaggagttctcttcactgtccttcgtcttcatcatcagacctctaatacagtcacaacctatccaggtggaaagttctcattaatacaaaattatcaagtcaaaacacaaggtacctactgtgagccgtcgaggagttcccttaactatccttcgtcttcatcaccagacccctaatacagtcacaacccatctacgtggaaagttctcatcaatacaaatttatcaagtccaaacacaaggtagctactgtgaaccgtcgaggagttctcttcactgtctttcgtcttcatcatcagacccttaatacagtcacaaccatctaggtggaaagttctcatcaatacaaataaatgaagcccaaacaaaaggtacctgctgtcaatcgttgacgagttccatcgtctgtgtatcggctccatcatcagaccaactccagaccttcataaaattgtagtggtttaaaataccttatggaaacactaacaaacgcactagccgtctctacgattttcgaaagttcctctcgatttctccaggatgccatcatcagatcctgacatgaaaaattgggaccaccctggaatcaaacccttcaaaacaaaaaaagaattttcaaaatcggtccacaaatgacggaattatcgctggacatacataaaaaaaaaaaaacatacatacagccgaacgtagaacctcctcctttttggaagtcggttaaaaataaaactgtaacagatgCAATTCtgaacattgaagatattttgtaaatttttgttggagggcattattatataattgatactgaagacaaaaatattttattgtgtctgtctgtctgtttttttttgtggacatcacgctgaaattactgaattaattcaaatgaaaaatggcatgatttgagaccataatacgaagaagataaaaggatactttttatagcgaaaataaaatcagaaggaaGTGAAACTGGGCTTGataatttgtatggaaattccttCATTTTTCGAGTTACATAAaaggtaaaaaattacaaaagtattACTAAGAATAATGTAGGTTGTAAATtgaagattttcaaaattctaagGCTAAAAAGGTGTTGAAGCTTTTTTAATCGTACATGTTTTTGTTCACAAGTggactatatataaataaacatgcgaaaatataaatagtgaaACAGGAAAAATATATGGTCGCACCGAGAATCTCAAAGAAAACCCAAATTTGacttatgatttttattaatagaaattaCAGCTAAGTTACAAGTAGGTGCCTGTTTACTCCAAAGTTGGGAGTAAAAgtgttgaaataattattacaatgctTCAATTATTGTGAAAGAGTAGGTGACGCTCATACAAAGGAATGCGGTCGAACGATGGGTGCAATCTTTCATTTTTGGTAAGGGCTGTCTCACGTACTCGCTGCAGGGTTGCCTCGCGTAACACAGGGGTTgatagtttatattattatttagttattttcacgcggacgcagtagcgggcgtccgctagtaacggAATATGTGTGCAGATGGCGATGTGTGACGTGACCCGGACCCTCGCCCTGCTGCTGGCTGTAGTGGCGCTGGCGCACGCGCAGGCGCCGAGCCTGGCGCCGCTGGAACCCGACGAGTGGTGGGGGCCGACCAGCAGCCGGGGACACACCGACACCTCCATAAGAGACTTCCGCGTCGAATTCGATGATGACGTAATTCCATTGAAGCCATctgatcattcatcatcatcatcatatcagccgatgaacgtccactgcaggacataggccttttgtaggaacttctctgatcattatcattttaatatgtttacacCATCTCTTTGTGGCAAACACTGTAATCGGTATGGAAATACTAAACATGTCTGCGTTATGAGGCTACAAACCACATGCGAGACTTGTAGGTGCGGTAGTTAAAGTCGTGTCCTTTCACTCTGTGCGGGCGGCGACTACGTTTCACAAAACTTGCTTGACGTAATTACACAATATACGGACAATCAAAATGATTTAACATGGCGgacagaaaaaaatatcgtattcGTTCAAATAAATACGTTATATTTTTTACGATGTAACAATGTAATGATGATAAACATACATAATGATGACATGATAGGACCTAAAAGAAGTGTTTTGTAGCGCAGCCTATTCTTGACAGATGATCCAGGATCTCCGAAACCGTCTGTGGTTTCACCGGCCGCTGACCCCGCCTCTCCAGGGCGTCGGGTTCCGCTACGGCTGCAACACCACCGTGTTACAGCCCTGGGTGGACTACTGGGCGAACGAGTACAACTTCACCCAGCGAGCGGAGTACTTCAACCAGTTCCCGCACTACAAGACCAACATCCAGGGTCTGGATATACACTTCATCCATGTAAAGCCAAAACTTTCGGTGCGTGTAGCTTTTGTTTTGTTCTATGAAAATTATCAaccattgtcaatgtcaattaaTGACTCGTGGCATGAGAACTTCTGTCTCATAATAGATGAAAGAGGGATTTGGAGCTAAGACTCATCATACTGCTTAAATGTAGGTTTGCGGGCTATCTATGGATATGAAGAAATTAAGGTATTGAAGGAATACGAATATAAATACTACCATTTTGGGTGGTTACCTTTGTGATTGTTAATTAGCCTCAGGCCGAGCTCTACTTACTCTTTACAGACgtaatttttatcttaaattataaatgttataatgtGAATTATACAGAAAAGAGTCGAGAAACGGATAAATTGCTTTTATCTTCTACAGTTATTAAGGGACTGACGACAGCAATTCACTGTAGTATATAAGATTtctgaattaaaattatatttttttagggatCTTCTGGGAACATAAAAGTTGTGCCTTTGCTAATACTTCACGGTCGGCCGGGTTCCATACGAGAATTCTACGACGCCATTCCTGCATTAAGCTCTCCGTACGAAGATTATCCATTTGTATTTGAGCTCATTGTGCCGAGCTTGCCTGGGTTTGGATTTTCCGATGTAAGTGTCTACCGAATTATCTGGAAAAACTTTATAAATTCTCCTTTGCAAAACGTTGGTCAGTGCTAGAAGTGATGAGGCCATCTACACAACTTGAACTGCAGGTGAAAATTCTGTTACCTCAATCTTATAATGCCATGGGATGGTAGGTACATCGCTGGGCGTTCTAGCTAACGATGCGCCTTCTCATTAGAGATATATCAAGTGCACGATTAATTATTACGTGCTCTCTGAACCACTGGGTTATTATATGGTTAAACATTTCTTCGGTGATTCCAGTTCGGCTGGGCAGCGTgcgggaaactccgcgatatcttttcgaccgaaattcttcagtgcctgtagacgaaagtcttcgaacactgcgtattgccagtgatgacctacggatccaagacttggtcgctaactacggaccttattagaaggctcaaagtcactcagcgggcgatggagcgagctatgtttggagtttctctgcgtgatcgaattagaaatgaggagatccgatgACGAACTCAGTCTCTGACTtatctcagcgagtcgcgaagctgcagTGGCAATGAGCAGACCACAAGTTcaaatggacgttggggtctcaaggtgctggaatggcgaccccgcactggaaagcgcactggaaagtgttggtctacgacggacggacggacggttggacgccactggatgctggtggctcgaaaCCGTttgaagtctatgcaagagacctatgacCAGCTATAAACgtatatcggctgataatgatgaaacatttcttaaaataacagcccaacaattttatttcgttAGCCTTTGACTTAAAGAGTTTTACGAACCACAGAAGTGATTGGATGTTAATAGTTTCACAATTAACATACTAATTTCGGGCTGCTACTGATAATTTGTTGGCAGAAAAACTTATTATATGTTGCATGACCCAGGACCAATTGATCTGAAGTCATAAGTTACCGAGGCATAAATATATAGCATTGTCAAATAAATAGGCACCAGTCAGACGTGGAGCGGCGCCGCCCCAACTTGCAGTCATTTTCAAAAACCTGATGGCAAGACTCGGCCACGACAAGTTCTACGTCCAGGGCGGAGAGTGGGGCTCCTACATAGGTAGCGCCCTCGCCACCCTCTACCCCGACAACGTGCTGGGTTTCCACTGCAACTTACTGTCGATGCAGGTAAACATTCTTTCCTTAATTCTTCTTGtgcctatttaatattatttctaaaagaACGGGGAGTGCAATTTTTGTACGTGAATGGAGGTAAagtgttaaatgttaaaaattggGTTTATACCTTAGCtaagctatttattattatataatcctTACCACACATGAGACAAATGTTAGTGTTATTTTGACAATAATTATGTAGCTCGTATGTAGGAAAGGACTATC
This genomic interval carries:
- the LOC112047506 gene encoding juvenile hormone epoxide hydrolase-like produces the protein MCDVTRTLALLLAVVALAHAQAPSLAPLEPDEWWGPTSSRGHTDTSIRDFRVEFDDDMIQDLRNRLWFHRPLTPPLQGVGFRYGCNTTVLQPWVDYWANEYNFTQRAEYFNQFPHYKTNIQGLDIHFIHVKPKLSGSSGNIKVVPLLILHGRPGSIREFYDAIPALSSPYEDYPFVFELIVPSLPGFGFSDAPVRRGAAPPQLAVIFKNLMARLGHDKFYVQGGEWGSYIGSALATLYPDNVLGFHCNLLSMQNSCTETKSLATAMLASMQLSSAEAAKIANIANLIEETGNIHIHGTKPETLGAGLSDSPVGFLCYSLEKFAFGTNQQHRDEPDGGLSLRFSKEELLDNIMLYWSTNTVTTSMRLYREFFSNKNRALAIDDFPTPVPTWSVQAPNVFVATTKSKLKFPNLLGITELDNGGHFLAFELPKVFTDKVFLGIKAIMDFRNTKTEL